The Vibrio sp. 16 genome segment CGTTATCCATGAAGATGTACTCGTCGCCATCAACGTAAGAGAATGCTGCCGCACGCTTAAACATATCTACCGTTTCAACAACGTCATCAGACTTGAAGCGCTCATCAACACGAGCTCCTGTGTTTAGGTCTGTGCAACGCAGCTTGTAGATTTTTGCGCCGCCGCGACCACCAGGCGTTGTTACTTCGATATCTTTGATTAACAGTGTTTTACCATTAGATTCAATAGCAAAACCTTTTTTAAGCTCACTTGCCTTAGGCATGAACGTTTTCCTTTGTATGGTGTTGAATTCGAGCATTATATACTTAGCAAGAGGTAGAAGGAATATCTTGATTCACAACCTTCTCTAAGCGAACATTGTAGGATTACCAAGAATAAGCTCCTTTACGTTATGTATCTGTCAACTATCGATTCCGACCAACCATTTCAAACGCCATACCGACCGGCGGTTAAAGAGCTGATTGGCTTTTTGACAAGCGGGTTGGAAGACAATCTGCATAGCATTTATTTGTATGGCAGTGTCGCTAGGCGCACTGCGAAACCCGGCTCGTCTAATCTCGATGTGATTGTGGTGACTCACAAATCATTTAATGACTCTAAGGCGGCTCTGTTTAATACCATCAAGTGGCGTTTTCAGAAGAGTTATCCATTTATCACTGAGGTGAATTTTAAAACCGCATTGGTTAGCGACGTAGTCAGCTTAGACAGTATTTTCTCTTGGGGCTTTCAGTTGCGACATTGCGCAGTTTGCGTTCACGGTGAGAACCTAGCGGAGTGTTTTGGTGATTACGAGCCAAGCTGGGAAATCGCCAAGCATTGGAATATGGACGTGGAAGATTGGGTAGCGGTTTATCGCAATCGAATAGCACGAGCAGATAAAACGGAAGACTTGATAAAATCACAAA includes the following:
- a CDS encoding nucleotidyltransferase domain-containing protein, yielding MYLSTIDSDQPFQTPYRPAVKELIGFLTSGLEDNLHSIYLYGSVARRTAKPGSSNLDVIVVTHKSFNDSKAALFNTIKWRFQKSYPFITEVNFKTALVSDVVSLDSIFSWGFQLRHCAVCVHGENLAECFGDYEPSWEIAKHWNMDVEDWVAVYRNRIARADKTEDLIKSQKIIAKKLLRASYSVVMYRDKNWFDDPLECGQQFLRYFPEKQVEIERLGILLSGRLIAKRSVIGILDSFGDWLVKQYKKTEFKIG